The Amycolatopsis sp. 195334CR genome window below encodes:
- a CDS encoding TetR/AcrR family transcriptional regulator has translation MTTEQAPRRKRMPRAERERQMVEVAEAVFAERGYVAASMDDIAERVGVSKPMLYEYFNSKEGLLLACIGQARAELRVATEEAVSLAEDAEDALRRGLLAFFVFIRERRQSWSLLRHEMTLIGTPAADGIEATRRQQTDLIAALMAGYFSAASPLQVEASAEFVVGACERLAIWCERHDEITPEMATGYAMDLLWGGLHERTIT, from the coding sequence ATGACAACCGAGCAGGCCCCGCGGCGCAAGCGCATGCCCCGCGCCGAGCGCGAGCGCCAGATGGTGGAGGTGGCCGAGGCGGTCTTCGCCGAACGCGGGTACGTGGCCGCGTCGATGGACGACATCGCCGAACGGGTCGGCGTCTCGAAGCCGATGCTCTACGAGTACTTCAACTCGAAGGAAGGCCTGCTGCTGGCGTGCATCGGGCAGGCGCGGGCCGAACTGCGCGTGGCCACCGAAGAGGCGGTCTCGCTGGCCGAGGACGCCGAGGACGCGCTGCGCCGCGGCCTGCTCGCCTTCTTCGTGTTCATCCGCGAGCGGCGGCAGTCGTGGTCGCTGCTGCGGCACGAGATGACGCTGATCGGCACCCCGGCGGCGGACGGCATCGAGGCCACCCGGCGGCAGCAGACCGATCTGATCGCCGCGCTGATGGCCGGTTACTTCAGTGCCGCCTCACCCCTGCAGGTGGAGGCTTCCGCCGAATTCGTCGTGGGTGCCTGCGAACGGCTGGCGATCTGGTGCGAACGCCACGACGAAATCACCCCAGAGATGGCCACCGGGTACGCGATGGACCTGTTGTGGGGCGGATTACACGAACGCACTATCACCTGA
- a CDS encoding BTAD domain-containing putative transcriptional regulator has translation MERVEGGFGAVLRAHRSRARLTQRDLAERSGISLRAIRYLEQNRVERPRRDSLRRLADALDLPGAVAAAWAGGEFRLPSDQLSVQLLGPLTVARDGTSLDLGPAKQRCLFALLALRAGEVVDRAEIIDALWGDRPPASCLNLVHTYVSGLRKALEPERGGPFAPALHSSYGGYRLDVADLDVDRFDGLARRARAIRFSEPLPALDLFAQALREWRGPVLAGLPANLRSHPLAVAVARRRLVTALDYADTALAAGEAADAVEHLQLLAEAEPWHEGLSARLMLALAASGQQAVALALFAEVRQRLADELGVGPGAELRAAHLRVVRGELGTSEPVPAQLPADVAGFVGRTAELARLDQPAPITVVDGRAGVGKTALAVRWAHRVRARFPDGQLYAHLRPGVQPLDVLARFLRALGVPADGVPGDVEAAASRYRARLATRAVLVVLDNAADADQVRPLLPGNPACPTLITSREPLVALDGARRFTLEPLADADARLLLAGILGGERVTSEPAAVGELVTLCGRLPLALRLAAANLGAAPGSGVAAYNAAVHAHGRLRSGPADLVRAAFELCYARLDPRARRLFRLLSLVPGTDFPAEVAETLLGDPGGGRVLVRLVTANLVAEPVPGRFQFHDLLREYATERAMAEEGERELAAALSRLRRTPQ, from the coding sequence GTGGAGCGGGTTGAGGGCGGGTTCGGCGCGGTCCTGCGCGCGCACCGGAGCCGGGCGAGGCTGACCCAGCGCGATCTGGCGGAGCGGTCGGGGATCAGCCTGCGCGCGATCCGGTACCTCGAGCAGAACCGCGTCGAACGGCCGCGCCGGGATTCGCTGCGCCGCCTGGCCGACGCGCTGGACCTGCCCGGCGCGGTGGCCGCGGCCTGGGCGGGCGGTGAGTTCCGGCTGCCGTCCGACCAGCTCTCGGTGCAACTGCTCGGCCCGCTCACCGTGGCCAGGGACGGCACCTCGCTGGACCTGGGCCCGGCCAAGCAGCGCTGCCTGTTCGCCCTGCTGGCCCTGCGGGCGGGCGAGGTGGTCGACCGGGCGGAGATCATCGACGCGCTCTGGGGCGACCGGCCGCCGGCCAGCTGCCTGAACCTGGTGCACACCTACGTTTCCGGCCTGCGGAAGGCGCTGGAACCCGAGCGCGGCGGGCCGTTCGCCCCGGCGCTGCACTCCAGTTACGGCGGTTACCGGCTCGATGTGGCGGATCTGGACGTGGACCGGTTCGACGGGCTGGCCCGCCGGGCGCGGGCGATCCGGTTCTCGGAACCGTTGCCCGCACTGGATTTGTTCGCGCAGGCCCTGCGGGAGTGGCGGGGGCCGGTGCTGGCCGGGCTGCCGGCGAACCTGCGGTCGCACCCGTTGGCGGTGGCCGTGGCGAGGCGGCGGCTGGTGACCGCGCTCGACTACGCCGACACCGCGCTCGCCGCGGGCGAGGCCGCCGACGCGGTCGAGCACCTCCAGTTGCTGGCGGAGGCGGAACCCTGGCACGAAGGGCTTTCCGCGCGGTTGATGCTGGCGCTGGCCGCGTCCGGGCAGCAGGCCGTGGCGCTCGCGTTGTTCGCCGAGGTCCGGCAGCGGCTGGCCGACGAACTCGGCGTCGGTCCCGGTGCCGAGTTGCGGGCCGCGCACCTGCGGGTGGTGCGGGGCGAACTCGGCACGAGCGAGCCGGTGCCCGCGCAGCTGCCCGCGGACGTGGCCGGGTTCGTCGGCCGGACCGCCGAACTGGCGCGGCTCGACCAGCCCGCGCCGATCACCGTGGTCGACGGCCGCGCCGGCGTCGGCAAGACCGCGCTGGCCGTGCGGTGGGCCCACCGGGTCCGCGCCCGGTTCCCCGACGGTCAGCTGTACGCGCACCTCCGGCCCGGGGTCCAGCCGCTGGACGTGCTCGCCCGGTTCCTGCGCGCGCTCGGCGTGCCGGCGGACGGTGTGCCCGGTGACGTCGAGGCGGCGGCGAGCCGGTACCGCGCCCGCCTGGCCACCCGTGCCGTGCTCGTGGTGCTGGACAACGCGGCGGACGCCGACCAGGTGCGCCCGCTGCTGCCCGGCAACCCGGCCTGCCCGACGCTGATCACCAGTCGCGAGCCGCTCGTCGCGCTCGACGGCGCCCGCCGGTTCACCCTCGAACCGCTCGCCGACGCCGACGCGCGGCTCCTGCTGGCCGGAATTCTTGGTGGCGAACGGGTGACATCTGAACCGGCGGCAGTGGGCGAATTGGTGACGCTGTGTGGTCGCCTGCCGTTGGCCCTCCGCCTCGCCGCGGCGAACCTCGGCGCCGCGCCCGGGTCCGGGGTGGCTGCCTACAACGCCGCCGTCCACGCCCACGGCAGGCTGCGGTCGGGCCCGGCGGACCTGGTGCGGGCGGCGTTCGAACTGTGCTACGCCCGGCTCGATCCGCGGGCCCGGCGTTTGTTTCGCCTGTTGAGCCTGGTGCCGGGAACCGATTTCCCGGCGGAGGTCGCCGAGACCCTGTTGGGTGACCCCGGTGGGGGCCGGGTGCTGGTCCGGCTGGTAACCGCGAATTTGGTCGCGGAACCGGTGCCGGGCCGGTTCCAGTTCCACGACCTCCTTCGTGAGTACGCGACCGAGCGCGCGATGGCCGAAGAAGGGGAGCGGGAGCTGGCGGCGGCTTTGTCCCGGCTGCGGAGAACGCCCCAATAG
- a CDS encoding phospholipase — translation MTAAADIRPDAPRRVRLSLSTSAWLLLVTLIVVGFGFVASRSAPVPDQGPPQGGVADAQRAVEALVSPGAEPTALALLPADLNQVLGVTAAAEPARDGTVRAVHVGGGCSAPWGEDSTRWDFGVACMSHDLGYDLLRYAENQGHPLDPKWREALDARLSADMQATCDLNPMDSAGTCKAVASLYTAGLVVNSWHQRWGPPTGEPIGPMLAGVAVIGCLLVFRLRGWLRARRAVPKATGATALPAAIPPVLPCGRWMVLAVAAIAGLVLGESATALGHWAGVPDGWLWPLTWLTQLAPVFFFAGGHANAAGWRACVDNGGGYRQYLAHRASWLLRPALIFVLVAFAVPTALELLHIPAGTTAVVTRIALHPLWLLGFYLLTVVLTPAMSALQRRLRSGWPVVVALAAAVVTAELIGSPIARYAGGFALALLAQQVAFVHAAGGTPKRLPLVAGAAGGLGALVLTTTTGGVAPMLLNVSAAPPALAAPTLPVLLLGVAQLCLLGLLGTPLARLAAREDVARAAAQALRAPMSLYLGFLATMLLLVTVVYLPVNVIDAWAWLTHPRTVAALGLLAGPAVLVFWWFERRAHNHSPHPPVAPVADGGLGRLLGRSAVVLGLGFAVMGLFGFALTQFGGQFGLVPDPIQNLVHLLLGVFLLHTQRIGTSDAPATWVLTALACVPPLLSATAGPVIDRLGVALHGVVAVLAVIAVIGTLLTRLFAPPEVARATS, via the coding sequence ATGACCGCAGCCGCCGACATCCGGCCGGACGCGCCTCGGCGCGTCCGGCTTTCTCTGTCGACCTCGGCCTGGCTCCTGCTCGTGACGCTGATCGTCGTCGGGTTCGGTTTTGTCGCCTCGAGGTCGGCCCCGGTGCCCGATCAGGGACCGCCCCAGGGTGGTGTCGCCGACGCGCAGCGCGCGGTGGAGGCGCTCGTCTCCCCCGGCGCGGAGCCCACCGCGCTCGCCCTGCTCCCGGCCGACCTGAACCAGGTGCTCGGGGTGACCGCCGCGGCCGAACCGGCCCGCGACGGCACGGTCCGCGCGGTCCACGTCGGCGGCGGCTGCTCGGCGCCGTGGGGTGAGGACAGCACCCGCTGGGACTTCGGCGTCGCCTGCATGTCCCACGACCTCGGTTACGACCTGCTGCGCTACGCCGAGAACCAGGGCCACCCGCTGGACCCGAAGTGGCGCGAGGCGCTCGACGCCCGGCTCTCCGCCGACATGCAGGCCACCTGCGACCTCAACCCGATGGACTCGGCGGGCACCTGCAAGGCGGTCGCCTCGCTGTACACCGCCGGCCTGGTGGTCAACTCATGGCACCAGCGCTGGGGACCGCCCACCGGCGAACCGATCGGGCCGATGCTCGCCGGGGTGGCGGTGATCGGCTGCCTGCTGGTGTTCCGGCTGCGCGGCTGGCTGCGGGCCCGGCGTGCGGTGCCGAAGGCCACCGGTGCCACCGCACTGCCCGCGGCCATCCCGCCGGTGTTGCCGTGCGGCCGGTGGATGGTGCTCGCGGTGGCCGCGATCGCCGGGCTGGTGCTCGGCGAGTCGGCGACCGCGCTGGGGCACTGGGCCGGGGTGCCGGACGGCTGGCTGTGGCCGCTGACCTGGCTGACCCAGCTGGCCCCGGTGTTCTTCTTCGCCGGCGGGCACGCCAACGCGGCGGGCTGGCGGGCCTGTGTGGACAACGGCGGCGGGTACCGCCAGTACCTCGCGCACCGGGCGAGCTGGCTGCTGCGCCCGGCGCTGATCTTCGTGCTGGTCGCGTTCGCCGTGCCGACCGCGCTGGAACTGCTGCACATCCCGGCGGGCACCACCGCGGTGGTCACCCGGATCGCCCTGCACCCGCTGTGGTTGCTCGGGTTCTACCTGCTCACCGTGGTGCTGACCCCGGCCATGTCGGCACTGCAGCGCCGCCTGCGCTCGGGCTGGCCGGTGGTGGTCGCGCTGGCCGCGGCGGTGGTCACCGCGGAGCTGATCGGCTCGCCGATCGCCCGCTACGCCGGCGGGTTCGCGCTGGCGCTGCTGGCCCAGCAGGTCGCCTTCGTGCACGCCGCGGGCGGGACGCCCAAGCGGCTGCCGCTGGTCGCCGGTGCGGCCGGTGGTCTCGGCGCGCTGGTGCTGACCACCACGACCGGCGGGGTGGCCCCGATGCTGCTCAACGTCTCGGCCGCACCGCCCGCGCTGGCCGCCCCGACGCTGCCGGTGCTCCTGCTCGGTGTCGCGCAGCTGTGCCTGCTCGGCCTGCTCGGCACGCCGCTGGCCCGGCTCGCCGCCCGGGAGGACGTGGCCAGGGCGGCCGCACAGGCGCTGCGGGCGCCGATGAGCCTCTACCTCGGTTTCCTCGCCACGATGTTGCTGCTGGTCACCGTGGTCTACCTGCCGGTGAACGTGATCGACGCGTGGGCCTGGCTGACGCACCCGCGCACGGTCGCCGCGCTCGGCCTGCTGGCCGGGCCCGCCGTACTGGTGTTCTGGTGGTTCGAGCGCCGGGCGCACAACCACTCGCCGCACCCGCCCGTGGCGCCGGTCGCCGACGGCGGGCTGGGCAGGCTGCTCGGCCGGTCCGCCGTGGTGCTCGGCCTCGGCTTCGCGGTGATGGGGTTGTTCGGCTTCGCGCTGACCCAGTTCGGCGGCCAGTTCGGGCTGGTACCCGACCCGATCCAGAACCTGGTCCACCTGTTGCTGGGCGTGTTCCTGCTGCACACGCAGCGCATCGGCACCAGCGACGCGCCGGCCACCTGGGTGCTCACCGCGCTCGCCTGCGTGCCGCCGCTGCTGTCCGCGACCGCCGGGCCGGTGATCGACCGGCTGGGGGTCGCCCTGCACGGGGTGGTCGCCGTACTCGCCGTGATCGCCGTCATCGGCACGCTCCTGACCAGGCTGTTCGCCCCGCCGGAGGTGGCAAGAGCCACGTCCTGA
- a CDS encoding DUF3618 domain-containing protein has product MARDPDTIEREIEKARDALASTLDELSVKANPKRLADTAKTSVLAKLSEPKIKYPLIGAGVLIGALLLRKLIR; this is encoded by the coding sequence GTGGCGCGCGACCCGGACACCATTGAGCGTGAGATCGAGAAGGCCCGCGACGCGCTCGCGTCCACGCTGGACGAGCTCAGCGTCAAGGCCAACCCCAAGCGGCTCGCGGACACCGCGAAGACGAGCGTGCTCGCCAAGCTGAGCGAGCCCAAGATCAAGTACCCGCTGATCGGCGCCGGGGTGCTGATCGGCGCCCTGCTGCTGCGGAAGCTGATCCGCTAG
- a CDS encoding helix-turn-helix domain-containing protein, translated as MRIDGDIYQRVLGEELRKLRRRRGWTRKELNQHLQSDISLQTLATYELGTRQCSVVRLVELCLAMDELPQDLLARVHRRVFTDEPGRVRLDLRQVVADSQPELLPLRRWAEGRLNHGNSAREIQLDEAAIKQLAALCGLGPADLVGRLRTLSAPPTS; from the coding sequence GTGAGGATCGACGGAGACATCTATCAGCGAGTCCTCGGGGAGGAGCTTCGCAAGCTCCGTCGACGGCGTGGCTGGACGCGCAAGGAGCTGAACCAGCACCTGCAGAGCGACATCTCGCTGCAGACGCTGGCCACCTACGAACTCGGCACCCGGCAGTGCTCGGTGGTCCGGCTGGTCGAGCTCTGCCTGGCGATGGACGAACTACCGCAGGACCTGCTCGCGCGCGTGCACCGCCGGGTGTTCACCGACGAGCCCGGGCGGGTGCGGCTGGACCTGCGCCAGGTGGTCGCCGACTCGCAGCCGGAACTGCTGCCGCTGCGCCGGTGGGCCGAAGGCAGGCTGAACCACGGGAACTCGGCCCGGGAGATCCAGCTCGACGAGGCGGCGATCAAGCAACTGGCCGCCCTGTGCGGCCTGGGTCCGGCCGACCTGGTGGGCCGCCTGCGCACCCTGTCCGCCCCGCCCACCAGCTGA
- a CDS encoding LCP family protein — protein sequence MSLTGYAWAAMQGLVNGLTTTDVIAADAGGDKPADGARDILLVGMDSRTDAQGNPLPKEVLAQLRAGAADGELNTDTLIFVHIPNDGSKAVAISLPRDSYVDIPGGYGKHKINSAYARAKTDSRRKLEGEGVTDPQQLELRSNQEGAKTLVATVEKLTGSKIDNYASINLLGFHDVTTAIGGVDVCLNDAVKDEFSGANFQKGPQSVSGADALAFVRQRHGLPRGDLDRVVRQQVFMAGLARKVLSAGTLADPVKLNDLAGALQKSVVLNQGWDIVGFAQQMRGLTGGQLEFRTIPVVNMDYTTPNDGSAIQVDPAEVKKFVQGLAGPPAPAAPGPNADNAKTTVDVRNASGVTGLAAKVSEALTGKGFTAGETSNSSSRKTSVVRYGAGGQAAGQAVADALGGQLSAEEDPTVTAGHVTVFIGSDYSGAGTTSQAAGSTPARGFTAPQPQQPPAQPDGSAEQPITADGVTCVN from the coding sequence ATGAGCCTGACCGGGTACGCCTGGGCCGCGATGCAGGGCCTGGTCAACGGCCTGACCACGACCGACGTGATCGCCGCCGACGCGGGCGGCGACAAGCCGGCCGACGGTGCGCGCGACATCCTGCTGGTCGGCATGGACAGCCGGACCGACGCCCAGGGCAACCCGCTGCCGAAGGAGGTACTGGCGCAGCTGCGTGCCGGGGCCGCCGACGGCGAGCTGAACACCGACACGCTGATCTTCGTGCACATCCCGAACGACGGCAGCAAGGCGGTGGCCATCTCGCTGCCCCGCGACTCCTACGTGGACATCCCCGGCGGCTACGGCAAGCACAAGATCAACTCGGCCTACGCCCGCGCCAAGACCGACTCCCGCCGCAAGCTGGAGGGCGAGGGCGTCACCGATCCGCAGCAGCTCGAACTCCGCAGCAACCAGGAGGGCGCGAAGACCCTGGTCGCCACGGTGGAGAAGCTGACCGGGTCGAAGATCGACAACTACGCCTCGATCAACCTGCTCGGCTTCCACGACGTGACCACCGCCATCGGCGGCGTCGACGTCTGCCTGAACGACGCGGTCAAGGACGAGTTCTCCGGCGCGAACTTCCAGAAGGGCCCGCAGTCGGTCTCCGGCGCGGACGCGCTGGCCTTCGTCCGCCAGCGGCACGGCCTGCCGCGCGGCGACCTCGACCGGGTGGTCCGCCAGCAGGTGTTCATGGCCGGGCTGGCCCGCAAGGTGCTCTCCGCGGGCACGCTGGCCGACCCGGTGAAGCTGAACGACCTGGCCGGCGCGCTGCAGAAGTCGGTGGTGCTGAACCAGGGCTGGGACATCGTCGGCTTCGCCCAGCAGATGCGCGGGCTGACCGGCGGGCAGCTGGAGTTCCGCACCATCCCGGTGGTCAACATGGACTACACGACGCCGAACGACGGTTCGGCCATCCAGGTCGACCCCGCCGAGGTGAAGAAGTTCGTGCAGGGCCTGGCCGGTCCGCCCGCGCCCGCGGCGCCGGGGCCGAACGCGGACAACGCGAAGACCACGGTCGACGTGCGCAACGCCTCCGGGGTGACCGGGCTGGCGGCCAAGGTGTCCGAGGCGCTCACCGGCAAGGGCTTCACCGCGGGCGAGACCTCGAACTCCTCCTCGCGCAAGACCAGCGTGGTCCGCTACGGCGCCGGTGGCCAGGCCGCCGGGCAGGCGGTGGCCGACGCGCTGGGCGGGCAGCTCAGCGCCGAGGAGGACCCGACGGTGACGGCCGGTCACGTGACGGTGTTCATCGGGAGCGACTACTCGGGTGCCGGGACGACCTCCCAGGCCGCGGGCTCGACCCCGGCCCGGGGGTTCACCGCTCCGCAACCGCAGCAACCGCCTGCGCAACCGGACGGTTCCGCAGAGCAGCCGATCACCGCCGATGGCGTCACTTGCGTGAACTGA
- a CDS encoding NAD(P)/FAD-dependent oxidoreductase — protein MNQRDETGVLIIGTGFSGLGMAAKLRKQGRTDFVILEKADEVGGTWRDNTYPGCACDIQSHMYSFSFEQNPSWSRAFSPQPEIWDYLRGFARKYDLYSYVRFGQEMTGARWDEDEQRWHVTTKAGDEFVARFLVAGVGALHLPQIPELPGIEKFEGRAFHSATWDHDYDLRGKRVAVVGTGASAVQFVPKIAEETEAVHLFQRTPPWIMPKPDHEMPDWSKRLFARVPGAQRLYRNLLYWMLEVRAVGFNGRPWLMKLAQRLAKAQINKVIKDPELRRKVTPDYTLGCKRVLISNDYYPALARDDVEVVTDGIAEVRAHSVVDGAGVEREVDAIIYGTGFHVTDAFDDLEITGVGGRALNKEWAAEGMRTHLGITVAGYPNLFFLLGPNTGLGHNSVVFMIESQTEYISDAIRLVERTRSGAIEPRQVVQERFNTEIQGQLERGIWTQGGCQSWYLDAQGVNRTIWPGFTWRYWLRTRRVDPADFQLVGRSRG, from the coding sequence ATGAACCAGCGCGACGAAACCGGTGTGCTGATCATCGGGACCGGCTTCTCGGGCCTCGGGATGGCCGCGAAGCTCCGCAAGCAGGGCCGCACCGACTTCGTGATCCTGGAGAAGGCGGACGAGGTCGGCGGCACCTGGCGCGACAACACCTACCCGGGCTGCGCCTGCGACATCCAGTCGCACATGTACTCGTTCTCGTTCGAGCAGAACCCGTCGTGGTCGCGGGCCTTCTCGCCGCAGCCGGAGATCTGGGACTACCTGCGCGGGTTCGCCCGCAAGTACGACCTCTACTCCTACGTCCGCTTCGGCCAGGAGATGACCGGCGCGCGCTGGGACGAGGACGAGCAGCGCTGGCACGTCACCACGAAGGCCGGTGACGAGTTCGTCGCGCGGTTCCTGGTGGCCGGCGTCGGCGCGCTGCACCTCCCGCAGATCCCGGAACTGCCCGGCATCGAGAAGTTCGAGGGCCGCGCCTTCCACTCGGCGACCTGGGACCACGACTACGACCTGCGCGGCAAGCGGGTGGCGGTGGTCGGCACCGGGGCCAGCGCGGTGCAGTTCGTGCCGAAGATCGCCGAGGAGACCGAGGCGGTCCACCTGTTCCAGCGCACGCCGCCGTGGATCATGCCCAAGCCGGACCACGAGATGCCGGACTGGTCGAAGCGGCTGTTCGCGCGGGTTCCCGGCGCGCAGCGGCTCTACCGGAACCTGCTCTACTGGATGCTCGAGGTGCGCGCGGTCGGGTTCAACGGCCGCCCGTGGCTGATGAAGCTCGCGCAGCGGCTGGCGAAGGCGCAGATCAACAAGGTGATCAAGGACCCGGAACTGCGGCGGAAGGTCACCCCGGACTACACGCTCGGCTGCAAGCGCGTGCTCATCTCCAACGACTACTACCCGGCGCTCGCCCGCGACGACGTCGAGGTGGTCACCGACGGCATCGCCGAGGTCAGGGCGCACAGCGTGGTGGACGGGGCCGGGGTCGAGCGCGAGGTCGACGCGATCATCTACGGCACCGGGTTCCACGTCACCGACGCCTTCGACGACCTGGAGATCACCGGGGTCGGCGGCCGGGCGCTGAACAAGGAGTGGGCCGCCGAGGGCATGCGGACGCACCTCGGGATCACCGTGGCCGGGTACCCGAACCTGTTCTTCCTGCTCGGGCCGAACACCGGGCTGGGGCACAACTCGGTGGTGTTCATGATCGAGTCGCAGACGGAGTACATCAGCGACGCGATCCGGCTGGTCGAACGGACGCGCTCGGGCGCGATCGAGCCGCGGCAGGTGGTGCAGGAGCGGTTCAACACCGAGATCCAGGGGCAGCTGGAGCGCGGGATCTGGACGCAGGGCGGGTGCCAGAGCTGGTACCTGGACGCGCAGGGGGTGAACCGGACCATCTGGCCGGGGTTCACCTGGCGCTACTGGCTGCGGACGCGGCGGGTGGACCCGGCGGACTTCCAACTGGTCGGCCGGTCGCGGGGGTAG
- a CDS encoding response regulator transcription factor: MLLCVRDGDLRADIVVELSARPGLVLAAPADDVHQLVHRARGWRADVVVLDLTIAELEVAEVSRLLTDPAADHRPRPLLLAGDGQDDVVVAAIRAGARGAVPRSSPTSEIGDAVCAVAGAGAYLGAPLTRRVLDRLTAPGRELAEVFPRLTRREREVVRYLAKGMSNAEIARETALTLRTVKYHVSGILRKLDCRTRAQAAARVGAAADFPLATAKLQERAG, encoded by the coding sequence GTGTTGCTCTGCGTCCGTGACGGAGATCTGCGGGCCGACATCGTGGTCGAGCTGTCCGCCCGCCCCGGGCTGGTGCTGGCCGCGCCCGCCGACGACGTGCACCAGCTGGTCCACCGCGCCCGCGGCTGGCGGGCCGACGTGGTGGTGCTCGACCTCACCATCGCCGAACTGGAGGTCGCCGAGGTGAGCAGGCTGCTCACCGATCCGGCCGCCGACCACCGCCCGCGCCCGCTGCTGCTCGCCGGGGACGGGCAGGACGACGTGGTGGTGGCCGCCATCCGCGCGGGAGCGCGCGGGGCGGTGCCGCGGTCCAGCCCGACGAGCGAAATCGGTGACGCGGTGTGCGCGGTGGCCGGGGCCGGCGCCTACCTCGGCGCGCCGTTGACCCGCCGGGTGCTCGACCGGCTCACCGCGCCCGGCCGGGAACTCGCCGAGGTGTTCCCGCGCCTGACCCGCCGCGAACGGGAGGTGGTGCGGTACCTGGCGAAGGGCATGTCGAACGCGGAGATCGCCCGCGAGACCGCGCTGACCCTGCGCACGGTCAAGTACCACGTCTCCGGCATCCTGCGGAAGCTCGACTGCCGGACCAGGGCACAGGCCGCCGCCCGGGTCGGTGCCGCGGCCGATTTCCCTTTGGCGACGGCAAAACTGCAGGAGCGTGCAGGATAA
- a CDS encoding nucleotide disphospho-sugar-binding domain-containing protein: MRVLVTGFPHVTHLNHLTPHAQALQAEGHEVVVACPPGAEEQIVASGLPTIKTGEPEPHSLQNWAKYGLLPSPEEMEELAAKLDLTGDERDNWDAYYQFFLFSARYYLPPEPREDVDNLIAFAKQWKPDLVLWESWFPCGGIVAKAAGAASGRVLNGPDYGGWAIEKFAERRAEGHDTPENPLAISLRALGDRHGVEVDDSVLLGHFTVDAIPSTSMRLSKNISTVPVRWVPYNGGAVLPEWLHEPTERPRVALTVGVSTRAYHEGVDLIPKIFEAIKGLDIEVIGTFNDNQLVGAPPVPENLRVVDYVPLTSLLPTCVAAIHHGGSGSFVATLAAGIPHVIADTEEPQRMVFSGEGDSISVTVTERSVDAWLTARLVKETGAGVQINRITQSAEEIRAALVAVLEDPSYAAAAKSMHDAWLARPTPAGIIPELEKLAEFHRSAR, translated from the coding sequence ATGCGAGTCCTCGTGACCGGCTTCCCGCACGTCACCCACCTGAACCACCTCACCCCGCACGCGCAGGCGCTGCAGGCCGAGGGGCACGAGGTCGTCGTGGCCTGCCCGCCCGGCGCCGAGGAGCAGATCGTCGCCTCGGGCCTGCCCACCATCAAGACCGGCGAGCCGGAGCCGCATTCGCTGCAGAACTGGGCGAAGTACGGCCTGCTGCCCAGCCCGGAGGAGATGGAGGAGCTGGCGGCCAAGCTCGACCTGACCGGCGACGAGCGGGACAACTGGGACGCCTACTACCAGTTCTTCCTGTTCTCGGCCCGGTACTACCTGCCGCCGGAGCCCCGTGAGGACGTCGACAACCTGATCGCCTTCGCGAAGCAGTGGAAGCCGGACCTGGTGCTGTGGGAGTCCTGGTTCCCGTGCGGCGGGATCGTCGCCAAGGCCGCGGGCGCGGCGTCGGGCCGCGTGCTCAACGGCCCGGACTACGGCGGCTGGGCGATCGAGAAGTTCGCCGAGCGGCGGGCCGAAGGGCACGACACGCCGGAGAACCCGCTGGCGATCTCGCTGCGCGCGCTGGGTGACCGGCACGGCGTCGAGGTCGACGATTCCGTGCTGCTCGGGCACTTCACCGTCGACGCGATCCCGTCCACGTCGATGCGCCTGTCGAAGAACATCTCCACCGTGCCCGTCCGCTGGGTCCCCTACAACGGCGGCGCGGTGCTGCCGGAGTGGCTGCACGAGCCCACCGAGCGGCCGCGCGTGGCGCTGACCGTCGGGGTCTCGACCCGGGCGTACCACGAGGGCGTCGACCTCATCCCCAAGATCTTCGAGGCGATCAAGGGCCTGGACATCGAGGTCATCGGCACGTTCAACGACAACCAGCTGGTCGGCGCGCCGCCGGTGCCGGAGAACCTGCGCGTGGTCGACTACGTGCCGTTGACCAGCCTGCTGCCGACCTGCGTCGCGGCCATCCACCACGGCGGCAGCGGCTCGTTCGTGGCCACCCTCGCGGCCGGCATCCCGCACGTCATCGCCGACACCGAGGAACCGCAGCGGATGGTCTTCAGCGGCGAGGGCGATTCGATCTCGGTCACCGTCACCGAGCGCAGCGTCGACGCGTGGCTCACCGCGCGGCTGGTCAAGGAAACCGGTGCGGGCGTGCAGATCAACCGCATCACCCAGTCCGCCGAGGAGATCCGCGCCGCGCTGGTCGCGGTGCTGGAGGACCCGTCCTACGCCGCCGCGGCCAAGTCCATGCACGACGCGTGGCTGGCCCGGCCGACCCCGGCGGGCATCATCCCGGAGCTGGAGAAGCTGGCCGAGTTCCACCGCTCCGCTCGCTGA